A genomic window from Glaciihabitans sp. INWT7 includes:
- a CDS encoding DUF4245 domain-containing protein codes for MAAELNRPPRIVAELGRPETPEETAARKAENSRKHRANQTLRNLVLALLASLAVVFVLVLVVVRPDGAPRAAVDYRADAAASEPQAGQVLAAPVLPARWSANDDGLTTGSDSVLAWKVGFITPSDQYIGLVQGIDANPTWVANELANVRSTGSTSLGGHDWTVYDRRTDQDPGNYAYSLSTVIGSSSVVLHGTAPTTEFTTLATAVAAQLDEGTR; via the coding sequence ATGGCCGCAGAACTGAATCGTCCTCCCCGCATCGTGGCGGAACTCGGTCGACCGGAGACCCCGGAAGAGACCGCCGCCCGCAAGGCGGAGAATTCGCGCAAACACCGCGCTAACCAGACCCTGCGCAACCTGGTTCTCGCCCTTCTGGCCTCCCTTGCGGTCGTGTTCGTGCTCGTGCTCGTCGTCGTGCGTCCCGATGGCGCACCGCGCGCGGCGGTCGACTACCGGGCCGACGCCGCGGCATCCGAGCCCCAGGCCGGGCAGGTGCTCGCCGCGCCGGTGCTACCCGCCCGGTGGAGCGCGAACGACGACGGGCTCACGACCGGCTCCGATTCGGTCCTCGCCTGGAAGGTCGGGTTCATCACGCCGTCCGACCAGTACATCGGCCTCGTGCAGGGCATCGACGCCAACCCCACCTGGGTGGCGAACGAACTCGCCAACGTCCGTTCCACGGGGTCCACCTCCCTCGGAGGTCACGACTGGACAGTGTACGACCGCCGCACCGACCAGGATCCGGGAAACTACGCCTATTCGCTCAGCACGGTGATCGGGTCGAGCAGCGTCGTGCTGCACGGCACCGCGCCCACCACGGAATTCACCACCCTCGCCACGGCGGTCGCCGCCCAACTCGACGAAGGAACCCGATGA
- the xseA gene encoding exodeoxyribonuclease VII large subunit yields the protein MTIDPGPSTVDTPWPVALLSAKIKGWIDRLGAVWVEGEITQWGLSGGNVYGKLKDLDADATVGFTVWSSVKAKLPTDLKQGDRVVTLVKPNYWVKGGSLTMQVIEMRHVGLGDLLERLERLRQALHAEGLFDLDRKKPLPFLPGCVGLITGKDSDAEKDVLRNAQLRWPAVEFRVVHTAVQGDRAPAEVTAALRTLDADPDVDVIIVARGGGDFQNLLVFSDETLVRTAAACVTPIVSAIGHEADRPLLDDIADLRASTPTDAAKRVVPDVADELARVQQARARIGNRMTSQVRTEIDRLEQLRSRPALAASSWIVDSRAEELGRYIGRSAELIERQLERSHSTVLDLRSQLRALSPQRTLDRGYAIAQLPGGAVLRSSADAAPGTPLLLTLADGSASATVTPPPDAPGEAG from the coding sequence GTGACTATCGATCCGGGGCCATCCACCGTCGACACCCCGTGGCCGGTCGCCCTGCTCTCCGCGAAGATCAAGGGCTGGATAGATCGACTCGGGGCCGTCTGGGTCGAGGGCGAGATCACCCAGTGGGGCCTTTCAGGAGGCAACGTCTACGGCAAACTCAAAGACCTCGATGCCGACGCGACCGTCGGGTTCACCGTCTGGTCGTCGGTGAAGGCAAAGCTGCCGACCGACCTGAAGCAGGGCGACCGGGTGGTGACCCTGGTCAAGCCGAACTACTGGGTCAAGGGCGGCTCGCTCACCATGCAGGTGATCGAGATGCGCCATGTCGGCCTCGGCGACCTGCTCGAGCGCCTCGAACGGCTCCGCCAAGCGCTGCATGCCGAGGGGCTCTTCGACCTCGATCGCAAGAAACCGCTTCCCTTCCTCCCCGGCTGCGTCGGGCTCATCACCGGCAAGGACTCGGATGCCGAGAAGGATGTCTTGCGTAACGCGCAGTTGCGCTGGCCGGCCGTCGAGTTCCGCGTGGTGCACACGGCGGTGCAGGGAGACCGTGCCCCCGCCGAAGTCACGGCGGCGCTGCGCACGCTGGATGCGGATCCCGATGTCGACGTGATCATCGTGGCGCGCGGGGGAGGCGACTTCCAGAACCTCCTCGTCTTCAGCGACGAGACCCTCGTGCGCACCGCCGCGGCCTGTGTCACGCCGATCGTCAGCGCGATCGGACATGAGGCCGACCGCCCCCTGCTCGACGACATCGCCGACCTGCGGGCATCCACCCCCACGGACGCGGCAAAGCGAGTAGTGCCGGATGTCGCTGACGAACTGGCTCGCGTGCAGCAGGCCCGCGCCCGCATCGGCAACCGCATGACCTCGCAGGTGCGCACGGAGATCGACCGTCTCGAACAGCTGAGGTCACGACCGGCGCTCGCCGCATCCTCCTGGATCGTCGACTCCCGCGCCGAAGAACTCGGTCGCTACATCGGGCGAAGCGCCGAACTCATCGAACGACAGCTTGAGCGCTCGCACAGCACCGTGCTCGATCTGCGCTCCCAGCTGCGGGCGCTCTCCCCCCAGCGCACCCTCGACCGGGGATATGCCATCGCCCAGCTCCCCGGAGGCGCGGTACTGAGGAGTTCTGCGGATGCCGCTCCCGGCACTCCCCTCCTTCTCACCCTCGCCGACGGCTCGGCTTCCGCGACCGTCACTCCCCCACCGGACGCTCCCGGCGAGGCCGGTTAG
- a CDS encoding class II fumarate hydratase has protein sequence MGEVRVPVAALYGAQTQRAVENFPISGSGLEPAQIVALARIKRAAAIVNLELGILEAPVSQAVVLAADELIAGRHHDQFPVDTYQTGSGTSSNMNINEVLATLATKFAGAPVHPNDHVNASQSSNDVFPTSVHVAVTGALLGDLVPALDHLATALEAKAQLWKTVVKSGRTHLMDATPVTLGQEFAGYAAQVRYGIERVQSTIVRVAEVPLGGTAVGTGINTPAGFSQKVIALLATDSGLPLTEARDHFEAQGARDGLVEASGALRVIAVSLTKICNDLRWMGSGPNTGLGELNIPDLQPGSSIMPGKVNPVIPEAVLMVAARVIGNDATIAWAGASGSFELNVAIPVMGTALLESIRLLANSSVALADKTVAGLVANVEHARALAESSPSIVTPLNRVIGYEAAAKVAKNAVAKSITVRESVIDLGFVERGEVSLELLDSALDVLSMTRPPARS, from the coding sequence ATGGGCGAAGTCCGCGTTCCGGTGGCTGCCCTCTACGGAGCCCAGACCCAGCGCGCCGTCGAGAACTTCCCCATCTCTGGGAGCGGACTGGAGCCGGCACAGATCGTGGCACTCGCACGGATCAAACGCGCCGCCGCGATCGTGAACCTCGAGCTCGGCATCCTCGAGGCGCCGGTCTCCCAGGCCGTGGTGCTCGCCGCCGACGAACTGATCGCCGGCCGTCACCACGACCAATTTCCGGTCGACACGTACCAGACCGGCAGCGGCACCTCGTCGAACATGAACATCAACGAGGTGCTGGCCACCCTCGCCACGAAGTTCGCGGGAGCTCCGGTACACCCCAACGACCATGTGAACGCTTCGCAGTCCTCCAACGACGTCTTCCCCACCTCCGTGCACGTCGCCGTGACTGGCGCTCTCCTCGGCGACCTCGTGCCCGCCCTCGACCACCTCGCCACGGCGTTAGAGGCGAAGGCGCAACTGTGGAAGACCGTGGTCAAGTCCGGTCGTACCCACCTGATGGATGCCACCCCGGTGACGCTGGGCCAGGAGTTCGCCGGCTACGCGGCGCAGGTGCGCTACGGAATCGAGCGGGTGCAATCGACGATCGTGCGCGTGGCGGAGGTGCCCCTCGGCGGCACCGCCGTCGGCACGGGCATCAACACCCCGGCGGGCTTTTCGCAGAAGGTCATCGCGCTGCTGGCGACCGACTCCGGTCTTCCGCTCACCGAAGCGCGCGACCACTTCGAGGCGCAGGGCGCCCGGGATGGTCTGGTCGAGGCGTCCGGGGCACTCCGGGTGATCGCCGTGAGCCTCACCAAGATCTGCAACGACCTGCGCTGGATGGGCTCAGGCCCGAACACCGGACTCGGCGAGCTCAACATCCCCGACCTCCAGCCCGGTTCGTCGATCATGCCGGGCAAGGTGAACCCGGTGATTCCGGAGGCCGTGCTGATGGTGGCCGCCCGGGTCATCGGCAACGATGCGACGATCGCCTGGGCAGGGGCATCGGGATCCTTCGAGCTGAATGTCGCCATCCCGGTGATGGGTACTGCGCTGCTCGAGTCGATCCGTCTGCTCGCCAACTCCAGCGTCGCCCTCGCCGACAAGACCGTCGCCGGCCTCGTCGCCAACGTGGAACACGCCAGGGCCCTCGCGGAGTCCTCTCCATCGATCGTCACCCCGCTCAACCGGGTGATCGGCTACGAGGCCGCGGCGAAGGTCGCGAAGAATGCGGTCGCAAAATCGATCACGGTGCGTGAGTCGGTGATCGACCTCGGCTTCGTCGAACGTGGTGAGGTCTCGTTGGAACTTCTCGACAGCGCCCTCGACGTGCTCTCGATGACCCGCCCGCCCGCGCGGTCCTGA
- a CDS encoding exodeoxyribonuclease VII small subunit, translated as MASTPSTPASPSPASDGVAELSYEQARDELIRVVNELEQGSSTLEQSLALWERGEALARRCEEWLIGAKARLDAARSAQLPDATKG; from the coding sequence GTGGCATCCACCCCCTCCACCCCCGCTTCCCCTTCACCCGCTTCCGACGGGGTGGCCGAGCTATCTTACGAGCAGGCGCGCGATGAGCTGATCCGGGTGGTGAACGAACTCGAACAGGGTTCATCCACCCTCGAGCAGTCGCTGGCCCTGTGGGAGCGCGGCGAGGCGCTCGCCCGCCGTTGCGAAGAGTGGCTCATCGGCGCGAAGGCGCGACTGGATGCCGCCCGCTCCGCACAGCTGCCTGACGCCACCAAGGGCTGA
- a CDS encoding PhoH family protein → MAAFDKTSPARRSQSDGATGTSAKQAERTYVLDTSVLLSDPKAIFRFSEHAVVLPVVVISELEGKRNDPEIGYFARQALRNLDELRVQHERLDFPIAVGDGGSLRVELNHSNMSVLPSGLQLNDNDSRILAVALNLSNDGLDVTVVSKDLPLRVKAASIGLAAEEYRAELAVDSGWTGMEDVTLGSDQMAKLYDTEKLTTRQIGDTPINTGLVIHSDRGSALGRVTARGEMRLVRGDRDIFGLHGRSAEQRLAIDMLLDPEIGIVSLGGRAGTGKSALALCAGLEAVLEKQQHKKIMVFRPLYAVGGQELGFLPGDASEKMNPWAQAVFDTLGSVVSQNVLDEVVERGMLEVLPLTHIRGRSLHDAFVIVDEAQSLERNVLLTVLSRIGQNSRVVLTHDVAQRDNLRVGRHDGVASVIETLKGHSLFGHITLTRSERSAIAALVTEMLESNELA, encoded by the coding sequence GTGGCCGCTTTCGACAAGACCAGCCCCGCACGCCGTTCTCAGAGTGACGGAGCGACAGGCACCAGCGCCAAGCAGGCCGAGCGCACCTATGTGCTCGACACTTCGGTGTTGCTTTCTGATCCGAAGGCCATCTTCCGCTTCTCAGAACACGCGGTGGTGCTTCCGGTCGTCGTGATCTCCGAGCTCGAAGGAAAGCGCAACGACCCGGAGATCGGGTACTTCGCACGCCAGGCCCTGCGCAATCTCGACGAGCTTCGCGTGCAGCACGAACGCCTCGACTTTCCCATCGCCGTCGGTGACGGGGGATCGCTTCGCGTCGAGCTCAATCACTCGAACATGTCGGTGCTCCCGTCCGGCCTGCAGCTCAACGACAACGACTCGCGCATCCTCGCTGTCGCTCTCAACCTCTCCAACGACGGACTGGATGTCACGGTCGTCTCGAAGGACCTGCCGCTGCGCGTGAAGGCAGCGTCGATCGGGCTTGCCGCGGAGGAGTACCGCGCGGAACTTGCCGTCGACTCCGGCTGGACCGGCATGGAAGACGTCACCCTGGGGTCCGACCAGATGGCGAAGCTCTACGACACGGAGAAACTCACCACCCGGCAGATCGGTGACACGCCGATCAACACGGGCCTCGTGATCCACTCCGATCGAGGATCGGCGCTCGGTCGCGTCACCGCGCGAGGGGAGATGCGTCTCGTGAGAGGCGATCGCGACATCTTCGGTCTTCACGGACGGTCCGCCGAACAGCGGCTGGCCATCGACATGCTCCTCGACCCGGAGATCGGGATCGTCTCTCTCGGGGGTCGGGCCGGCACCGGCAAATCCGCCCTCGCGCTCTGCGCCGGTCTCGAGGCCGTGCTCGAGAAGCAGCAGCACAAGAAGATCATGGTATTCCGGCCGCTGTATGCGGTCGGCGGCCAGGAGTTGGGCTTCCTCCCCGGGGATGCCTCGGAGAAGATGAACCCGTGGGCCCAGGCGGTCTTCGACACGCTCGGTTCGGTCGTCTCCCAGAATGTTCTCGACGAGGTCGTGGAGCGCGGCATGCTCGAGGTGCTGCCGCTCACCCACATCCGCGGCCGCTCACTGCATGATGCCTTCGTGATCGTGGACGAGGCGCAGTCCCTCGAGCGCAACGTGCTCCTCACCGTCCTCAGTCGCATCGGCCAGAACTCGCGTGTCGTTCTCACCCACGATGTCGCCCAGCGCGACAACCTCCGGGTCGGCCGGCACGACGGTGTCGCCTCGGTGATCGAGACGCTCAAGGGACACTCCCTGTTCGGGCACATCACCCTGACGAGGTCGGAGCGATCCGCGATCGCAGCCCTCGTCACCGAGATGCTCGAATCGAACGAATTGGCCTGA
- a CDS encoding carbonic anhydrase, which translates to MNSADQPRTPTQAWAEMTRGNKRFVEGEPSHPRQDVERREQLLGAQTPHAALFGCSDSRLAAEIIFDKGLGDLFVVRNAGQIISDSVVGSLEYAVAVLHVPLIVVLGHDECGAVRAAIDSQAPDAAALPPHIHQLVEKIVPAVKRVAAASDDPSATPDSTEVGREHLRDTVAELLQTSELISDAIAAGTLAIVGANYRLLQGMAVPDVIVGAV; encoded by the coding sequence ATGAACAGCGCCGATCAGCCCCGCACCCCCACCCAGGCCTGGGCCGAGATGACGCGCGGCAACAAACGTTTCGTCGAAGGCGAGCCGAGTCATCCGCGTCAGGATGTGGAGCGTCGCGAGCAACTGCTGGGCGCCCAGACCCCGCACGCCGCTCTCTTCGGCTGCAGTGACTCCCGGCTCGCCGCCGAGATCATCTTCGACAAGGGCCTCGGCGACCTGTTCGTGGTGCGAAACGCCGGCCAGATCATCTCCGATTCCGTGGTGGGCTCGCTCGAATACGCTGTGGCCGTGCTCCATGTGCCTCTGATCGTGGTGCTCGGGCACGACGAATGCGGCGCAGTGCGGGCCGCCATCGACTCCCAGGCGCCGGATGCCGCGGCCCTGCCTCCGCACATCCACCAGCTGGTCGAGAAGATCGTTCCCGCCGTCAAGCGGGTGGCCGCCGCCAGCGACGATCCTTCCGCGACCCCCGATTCGACCGAGGTGGGGCGAGAGCACCTGCGCGACACCGTCGCCGAGCTCCTGCAGACCTCCGAGTTGATCAGCGACGCGATCGCCGCCGGTACGCTGGCTATCGTCGGTGCCAACTACCGACTGCTCCAGGGCATGGCCGTACCCGACGTCATCGTCGGCGCCGTCTAG